The following are encoded in a window of Methylicorpusculum oleiharenae genomic DNA:
- the ccmI gene encoding c-type cytochrome biogenesis protein CcmI — MIQFGIFAALLLLVALCLILIPLLLTRELEFKGDDQANIELAKKKLKDVEDDFAAGILNQQQFDQAKRELEVGLYLDLDGKQSAKVSAKSGRWLAIPLLFAVPLVSFSLYTVLGDLRVFDKDALNALASPPEASHAAKLEDIKSMVDKLAAKMDKEPNDVEGWMMLSRSYKVLERYQDAANAMRKAYALVGDQPDVLLQMADALAMANGGTLKGEPTALVEKALVLEPGNQMGLWLMGMAYAENDQFQKAVDSWQELLKGYSPEQNGYQEVVKLINQANARLGKPPVQAEAPSVVPGSDVKPASRSVSVKVTLDDSFKDKVNPEDTLFIYAQAATGPKAPLAIVKHQVKDLPIQVTLDDSQAMMPTMTISSVDHIKITARISAAGGATPQSGEPFGMIEVKGDAGTDLKTIVINNSIR; from the coding sequence ATGATTCAATTTGGAATTTTTGCAGCTTTGCTGCTGCTGGTGGCCTTATGTCTGATTTTGATCCCTCTTTTGTTGACCCGGGAACTGGAATTCAAAGGCGATGATCAAGCCAATATAGAGCTGGCCAAAAAGAAGTTAAAAGACGTTGAGGACGATTTTGCTGCCGGAATACTGAATCAACAGCAATTTGATCAGGCAAAACGGGAACTTGAAGTCGGGCTTTATCTCGATCTGGATGGCAAGCAATCCGCCAAAGTTTCGGCAAAAAGCGGGCGCTGGCTGGCTATTCCGTTGCTATTTGCGGTACCTCTGGTCTCGTTTTCCTTGTACACCGTGCTCGGCGATTTACGTGTCTTCGACAAAGATGCCTTGAATGCTTTGGCGTCTCCGCCAGAAGCCAGTCATGCTGCCAAGCTGGAAGACATCAAGTCCATGGTCGACAAATTGGCGGCCAAAATGGATAAGGAACCCAACGATGTCGAAGGCTGGATGATGTTGAGCCGCTCTTATAAAGTATTGGAGCGCTATCAGGATGCGGCTAACGCCATGAGAAAAGCCTATGCGCTGGTTGGCGATCAACCCGATGTATTATTGCAAATGGCAGATGCCCTGGCGATGGCGAATGGCGGAACGTTGAAAGGCGAACCCACTGCATTGGTTGAAAAAGCGTTAGTGTTGGAGCCCGGTAATCAAATGGGCTTGTGGTTGATGGGGATGGCCTATGCCGAGAACGATCAATTTCAAAAGGCGGTGGATAGCTGGCAGGAACTGCTGAAAGGTTATTCGCCGGAACAAAACGGATACCAGGAAGTAGTGAAGCTGATCAATCAAGCCAATGCCCGGTTGGGTAAGCCGCCTGTGCAGGCAGAAGCGCCGTCAGTTGTGCCGGGTTCCGATGTTAAACCGGCAAGCCGCAGTGTTTCGGTTAAAGTGACGCTGGATGACAGCTTCAAAGACAAAGTGAATCCCGAAGACACCTTGTTCATCTATGCCCAGGCCGCAACAGGACCTAAAGCGCCATTGGCCATTGTGAAACACCAGGTCAAAGATTTACCGATTCAAGTCACGTTGGATGACAGCCAGGCAATGATGCCGACCATGACGATATCGTCAGTCGATCATATCAAAATCACTGCTCGCATCAGTGCGGCAGGCGGCGCAACGCCTCAAAGCGGCGAGCCATTTGGAATGATTGAAGTTAAAGGCGATGCAGGGACCGACCTCAAAACCATCGTGATTAATAATTCAATCAGGTAA
- the cysS gene encoding cysteine--tRNA ligase yields MIKIHNTLTRQKEEFKPREPGKVGMYVCGMTVYDYCHVGHARVMVVFDTVARYLRHSGYELTYVRNITDIDDKIIKRAQENNEDFAELTQRYIDAMHEDELALSVLPPDHEPRATQSISDIIAMIEKLLDKGLAYVGQNGDVFYSVAKFENYGQLSGKNLADLQAGERVDVDAAKQDPLDFVLWKMAKPTEPAWPSPWGLGRPGWHIECSAMSTCCLGNHFDIHGGGMDLQFPHHENEIAQSEGATGEKFVNYWMHNGFVRINEEKMSKSLGNFFTVKEVLKSYRPEVIRFFILSSHYRSPLNYSDEHLDEAGTALTRIYNALRGVDATETDLLETYQHRFEQAMDDDFNTPVALAVLFDLARELNKAKDADLQQAKALASTLKALGGILGILSDDPEAFLQQTDGNAQDQLSPAVIEEKIQARIDAKKNKNWAIADQIRDELKQQGVILEDAPGGITTWRRE; encoded by the coding sequence ATGATAAAAATTCACAACACGCTCACACGTCAAAAAGAAGAATTCAAACCTCGTGAACCCGGAAAAGTCGGCATGTACGTCTGCGGCATGACGGTTTATGACTATTGCCATGTCGGTCATGCCAGAGTGATGGTGGTTTTTGACACGGTAGCCCGCTACCTTCGTCACAGCGGGTATGAATTGACTTATGTAAGAAACATCACCGACATTGACGACAAAATCATTAAACGTGCCCAGGAAAACAATGAGGACTTTGCCGAACTGACCCAGCGTTACATTGACGCGATGCATGAGGATGAACTCGCTCTTTCTGTACTTCCGCCCGACCATGAACCCCGCGCCACTCAATCCATTAGCGACATTATCGCCATGATTGAAAAACTGCTGGACAAGGGTTTGGCCTATGTCGGACAGAATGGCGATGTATTTTATTCGGTTGCCAAATTCGAAAATTACGGTCAATTATCGGGTAAAAACCTGGCCGATCTCCAGGCCGGGGAACGAGTTGACGTTGATGCAGCCAAACAGGATCCGCTGGACTTTGTCTTATGGAAAATGGCAAAACCCACCGAACCCGCATGGCCCTCGCCTTGGGGATTGGGAAGACCCGGATGGCACATTGAATGTTCGGCCATGTCGACCTGCTGCCTGGGTAACCATTTTGATATTCACGGCGGAGGCATGGACCTGCAGTTCCCGCATCATGAAAACGAAATCGCACAATCCGAAGGCGCTACCGGTGAAAAATTTGTTAATTACTGGATGCATAACGGCTTTGTCCGTATCAATGAAGAAAAAATGTCCAAATCCCTGGGCAACTTTTTTACCGTCAAAGAAGTGCTGAAAAGCTATCGGCCGGAAGTGATTCGTTTTTTTATTCTTTCCAGTCATTACCGCAGTCCGTTGAACTATTCGGATGAACATCTGGATGAAGCGGGAACGGCTTTGACCCGGATCTATAATGCTTTACGCGGCGTTGACGCCACAGAAACAGATCTGCTGGAAACGTATCAGCATCGATTTGAACAAGCCATGGATGATGATTTCAATACGCCTGTAGCCTTGGCCGTTTTATTCGATCTGGCCCGGGAACTGAATAAAGCCAAAGATGCCGATCTACAGCAAGCGAAAGCCCTGGCATCTACGCTCAAGGCTCTGGGTGGAATCCTGGGCATTCTCTCGGACGATCCGGAAGCTTTTCTGCAACAAACTGACGGCAACGCTCAAGACCAGCTCTCTCCTGCCGTAATTGAAGAAAAAATCCAAGCCAGAATTGATGCAAAGAAGAACAAGAACTGGGCAATCGCTGACCAGATTCGTGATGAATTAAAACAGCAGGGTGTTATTCTGGAAGATGCGCCAGGCGGCATAACCACATGGCGCCGAGAATAG
- the ccmA gene encoding cytochrome c biogenesis heme-transporting ATPase CcmA, producing the protein MKSNSIVFEARQLSCVRDDRVLFADLDFRVTGGQVLLIEGPNGSGKTSLLRILTGLRLPDEGELFWCGSSLEELDSAFYQHIAYVSHGNGLKDDLSVEENLRYARAFGESTLTIDQALEKVGLMGYQDTPVRYLSAGQRRRLALARLLCMKKSLWILDEPFTSLDKKSIATFEQFIQSHVADNGLVVMTSHHDTGLPAEIVQKIEL; encoded by the coding sequence ATGAAATCCAATTCAATTGTCTTTGAAGCCCGCCAACTCTCTTGTGTTAGAGATGATCGGGTCTTGTTTGCCGATTTGGATTTTCGGGTCACCGGAGGACAGGTTTTGTTGATTGAAGGCCCCAATGGCAGCGGCAAAACATCGTTACTGAGAATTTTAACCGGTTTACGCCTGCCCGATGAGGGTGAGCTTTTCTGGTGCGGGTCATCACTTGAAGAGCTGGACTCGGCTTTTTATCAGCATATTGCCTATGTCAGTCATGGTAACGGCTTGAAAGATGACCTGAGTGTCGAAGAGAATTTGCGTTATGCCAGAGCGTTTGGAGAATCCACGCTGACGATAGATCAAGCATTGGAAAAAGTCGGTTTGATGGGGTATCAGGATACGCCGGTCCGGTATTTATCGGCGGGTCAACGCCGCCGACTGGCTTTGGCCCGCTTACTCTGCATGAAAAAAAGTTTATGGATACTCGACGAACCGTTTACTTCTCTGGATAAAAAAAGTATCGCCACCTTTGAGCAATTCATTCAATCCCATGTTGCCGATAATGGTCTGGTTGTCATGACGTCTCATCACGATACCGGTTTGCCCGCCGAAATCGTTCAGAAAATAGAATTATAA
- the ccmB gene encoding heme exporter protein CcmB codes for MTDSSTLNAFVAIVRRDLLLAYRHRAELINPLAFFVLVVTLFPLGVGAEVELLKRIAPGVIWVAALLASLLTMDSLFRSDFEDGSLELMVMSPHPLSVLVLGKVTAHWLLSGAPLSLVAPLLAMMFNMETDAIKILLLTLLLGTPVLSLIGAIAVALTVGLRKGGVLLAILVLPLYVPVLIFASNAVDAAMAGFPVSGQLYMMSAMLFLAITLTPWPTAAALKMSLS; via the coding sequence ATGACCGATTCCTCCACTTTAAACGCGTTTGTCGCGATTGTGCGCCGCGATTTGCTATTGGCTTATCGCCACAGGGCCGAGCTTATCAATCCGCTGGCTTTTTTCGTGTTGGTCGTGACATTGTTTCCGCTGGGTGTGGGGGCTGAAGTCGAGCTGTTGAAACGCATTGCCCCCGGCGTGATCTGGGTTGCTGCGTTGCTGGCATCATTGCTGACCATGGATTCCTTATTCCGCTCGGATTTTGAAGACGGCAGCCTGGAGCTGATGGTGATGTCGCCGCACCCGCTGTCAGTGCTGGTATTGGGTAAGGTTACCGCGCACTGGTTATTATCCGGCGCACCGCTTTCTTTGGTAGCGCCGCTGTTGGCGATGATGTTCAACATGGAAACTGATGCCATCAAAATTTTATTACTGACCTTATTGCTGGGTACGCCGGTTTTAAGTTTGATCGGCGCGATAGCCGTTGCTTTGACTGTGGGGCTTCGAAAGGGCGGCGTATTGCTGGCCATTCTGGTTCTCCCCTTGTATGTGCCGGTTTTGATTTTTGCCAGTAACGCCGTTGATGCAGCTATGGCCGGTTTTCCGGTTTCCGGACAACTGTATATGATGTCTGCCATGTTGTTTCTGGCTATTACTTTGACGCCATGGCCGACTGCGGCCGCATTAAAAATGAGTTTGAGTTAA
- a CDS encoding AAA family ATPase — MDEICKTIVGHYLQSDRFNGTPIDDPWDRYVIRWHIEEGKLEIVGPGIFPNPHIKPFSHVPVERQIEEFDSNADDCCLYPGTPLLEEAVKDSDYEGRPYTKRVALGGGQLDGVYFDISVLEQYRNDPRYYYWADDINGQICIKDEHYESNEVDVRDKVLLETFGFGFNDSYERCVVSLLWYISTLSKEHQQIWAAKELLDGDFKMHPDYYRNNIVGGWGERLPICEAFVMELSVINDMANKIKAENLFRKDYSGARPKEFAFLIRPTLSAFNSFVLLLDQMMSDNINKKFFAGEIVDKYDHVRDDGKIEVRKKGTIAILEEWIDRYFRPQDDGPIKEMKAAFRKVRKLRQKPAHNFQEDVFDQKYIKDQRQLILDAYGAVRTLRQILANHPKVKANPPDINEQLWKGEIWEM; from the coding sequence ATGGATGAAATCTGCAAGACAATCGTTGGTCACTATCTGCAATCAGACCGCTTCAACGGAACTCCTATTGATGATCCATGGGATCGATATGTAATTCGGTGGCACATTGAAGAGGGAAAACTCGAAATCGTTGGCCCAGGAATTTTCCCTAATCCGCATATCAAGCCATTCTCCCATGTCCCTGTAGAACGGCAGATAGAGGAATTTGACTCCAATGCCGATGATTGTTGTTTGTACCCTGGGACACCTCTTTTAGAAGAGGCTGTAAAAGATAGCGATTATGAGGGGCGGCCTTACACCAAGCGGGTTGCTTTAGGTGGAGGGCAATTAGATGGTGTTTATTTTGATATTTCGGTCTTGGAGCAATACCGGAACGACCCTCGATATTATTATTGGGCTGATGACATCAATGGCCAGATATGTATAAAAGATGAACATTACGAATCAAACGAAGTTGACGTACGAGATAAGGTTCTACTCGAAACGTTTGGGTTTGGGTTTAATGATTCATATGAGCGTTGCGTCGTTTCGTTGCTCTGGTACATCTCTACCTTAAGCAAGGAACATCAACAAATCTGGGCGGCGAAAGAACTGCTTGATGGTGATTTTAAGATGCACCCAGATTACTACAGAAACAACATAGTTGGTGGCTGGGGCGAGCGCTTGCCAATCTGCGAAGCATTCGTCATGGAGTTGTCAGTTATCAACGATATGGCCAATAAGATTAAGGCGGAGAACCTATTTAGGAAAGATTACTCTGGAGCAAGGCCTAAGGAGTTCGCCTTCCTCATTCGGCCAACACTTTCTGCTTTTAATTCGTTCGTACTACTTCTAGATCAGATGATGTCAGACAATATCAATAAAAAGTTTTTCGCGGGTGAAATTGTGGACAAATATGATCATGTAAGAGATGACGGAAAGATTGAGGTCCGTAAAAAAGGGACAATAGCAATTCTTGAGGAATGGATTGATCGTTACTTTCGGCCACAAGATGATGGGCCGATTAAGGAAATGAAAGCGGCCTTCAGAAAAGTTCGAAAGTTACGGCAGAAGCCCGCTCATAATTTTCAAGAAGATGTTTTTGATCAAAAGTACATAAAGGATCAACGACAACTGATTCTAGATGCATACGGAGCGGTTCGTACATTACGGCAAATACTAGCCAATCATCCAAAAGTAAAGGCCAACCCTCCTGATATTAACGAACAGCTCTGGAAAGGGGAAATATGGGAAATGTAG
- a CDS encoding heme ABC transporter permease has translation MIMRFLHKFSSPPYFYWLSGKMLPWLTALLIILLAYGLYGGLVLAPADYQQGDSFRIIYIHVPSAWMSLFVYVVMAISGAIGLIWHIKLAEIVSISSASIGAAFTFLALITGSLWGKPMWGTWWVWDARLTSELILLFLYLGVIGLYGAIEDKRTAARAVAILALVGVVNIPIIHYSVEWWNTLHQGATVTKFDKPSIHPDMLIPLLVMAVAFKVYYGIALLMRCRNELLQREQNNRWVDEILEKL, from the coding sequence ATGATAATGAGATTCCTGCATAAATTTTCTTCGCCGCCTTACTTTTATTGGTTGAGCGGCAAGATGTTGCCCTGGTTGACAGCATTGTTGATCATCTTGCTTGCCTATGGCCTTTATGGCGGTTTAGTCCTCGCTCCCGCCGATTATCAGCAAGGCGACAGTTTTCGCATCATTTACATTCATGTGCCCAGCGCCTGGATGTCGCTATTTGTTTACGTGGTCATGGCAATCAGCGGTGCTATCGGTTTGATCTGGCATATCAAGCTGGCCGAAATTGTGTCGATCAGCAGTGCTTCCATAGGCGCGGCTTTTACATTTTTAGCGCTGATTACCGGCTCGCTGTGGGGTAAACCGATGTGGGGCACCTGGTGGGTTTGGGATGCCAGACTGACTTCGGAACTTATCCTGCTGTTTTTGTATCTAGGCGTGATCGGTCTTTATGGGGCGATTGAAGATAAAAGAACGGCGGCGCGGGCGGTGGCTATTTTGGCCCTGGTCGGAGTGGTCAATATTCCCATCATTCATTATTCGGTTGAATGGTGGAATACACTGCATCAAGGTGCGACGGTAACGAAATTTGATAAGCCGTCTATTCATCCCGATATGTTGATTCCCTTATTGGTGATGGCCGTTGCGTTTAAGGTTTACTATGGGATTGCATTATTAATGCGTTGCCGCAATGAATTGCTGCAACGTGAACAGAACAACCGCTGGGTTGATGAAATATTGGAGAAACTATGA
- the ccmD gene encoding heme exporter protein CcmD, whose protein sequence is MSDFWHMGGYAFYVWTSYGIGFLVLMIGVIKPLMLQKKILRELVLKRQRNQRVSKS, encoded by the coding sequence ATGAGCGATTTCTGGCATATGGGCGGCTACGCCTTTTATGTGTGGACTTCCTACGGTATCGGTTTTTTGGTGCTGATGATCGGCGTAATCAAGCCTTTGATGCTGCAAAAAAAAATCTTGCGTGAGCTGGTCCTCAAGCGTCAACGTAATCAAAGAGTCTCAAAATCATGA
- a CDS encoding cytochrome c-type biogenesis protein gives MKILFLVVLLFSQWAQATIEIYEFQDPAHEQRYRALTEELRCLVCQNQNIADSHAELAQDLRRKVYEMINAGQSDDQIVQFMIDRYGDFVLYRPPLNPKTMILWLAPVLTVTAGLLGFWFLLKRRRQNDQQPSDADLQRIRDLLKKSDNQ, from the coding sequence ATGAAAATCCTTTTTTTAGTGGTGCTGCTATTTAGTCAATGGGCCCAGGCGACCATTGAGATCTATGAATTTCAGGATCCTGCTCATGAGCAACGTTACCGGGCGCTCACCGAAGAACTGCGTTGTCTGGTTTGTCAAAATCAGAATATTGCCGACTCTCACGCCGAGCTGGCACAGGATTTACGGCGAAAGGTTTATGAAATGATAAATGCCGGCCAATCCGACGATCAAATTGTCCAATTCATGATTGATCGCTACGGTGATTTTGTTTTGTACCGTCCGCCGCTCAATCCCAAAACCATGATTTTATGGCTGGCGCCGGTATTGACGGTAACTGCAGGGCTATTGGGTTTTTGGTTTTTACTTAAACGCCGCCGTCAAAACGATCAACAACCCAGCGATGCAGATTTGCAGCGGATTAGAGACTTGTTAAAAAAGAGCGACAATCAATGA
- a CDS encoding peptidylprolyl isomerase, which translates to MRILLAFALLLSITSTPFAQEKQMSQTQSKVKLTTTLGEITIQLNTEKAPVSSENFLAYVKEGFYNGTIFHRVIPSFMAQGGGFDAAFEQKTTHAPIKNEADNGLLNKKGTLAMARTSDPHSATAQFFINLKDNSFLDYSSPTQNGWGYAVFGEVIEGMDVVEAMATQPTGNKGMHQDVPKTDIVIEKAELVE; encoded by the coding sequence ATGCGTATATTACTCGCTTTTGCGTTGCTTCTTTCTATCACATCAACCCCTTTTGCACAGGAAAAACAGATGTCTCAAACCCAGTCCAAAGTTAAATTAACAACCACGCTTGGCGAAATCACCATTCAATTGAATACAGAAAAAGCGCCGGTTTCATCTGAGAATTTCCTGGCATACGTCAAAGAAGGTTTTTACAACGGAACGATTTTTCATCGCGTAATTCCAAGCTTTATGGCCCAGGGCGGCGGTTTCGATGCAGCGTTTGAGCAGAAAACCACCCATGCACCGATTAAAAATGAGGCCGATAACGGACTTTTGAATAAAAAAGGCACGTTAGCCATGGCTAGAACGTCAGATCCTCATTCTGCTACCGCGCAATTTTTTATCAACCTGAAAGATAACTCATTTCTGGACTATTCAAGCCCGACACAAAATGGCTGGGGTTATGCCGTGTTCGGTGAAGTCATCGAAGGTATGGACGTCGTTGAAGCCATGGCCACGCAACCTACCGGCAATAAAGGCATGCATCAGGACGTGCCCAAAACGGATATCGTGATTGAAAAAGCAGAGCTTGTTGAGTAA
- a CDS encoding heme lyase CcmF/NrfE family subunit encodes MVPEIGHFSLILALSMALILAFVPIIGVQCRIASWIAVARPVACGQLLFVALAYYCLTYAFVTHDFSVAYVAANSNSQLPYVYRIAAVWGSHEGSLLLWILILSLWTAAVALFSKTLPVELIGRVLGVLGIVNIGFLTFVLFTSNPFLRQFPIPLDGRDLNPLLQDPGMAIHPPMLYMGYVGFSVAFAFAIAALMNGKLDTAWARWTRPWTNMAWMFLTTGIVLGSWWAYYELGWGGWWFWDPVENASFMPWLVGTALIHSLAATEKRGMFKSWTILLSVFAFSLSLLGTFLVRSGVLTSVHAFASDPTRGIFILVFLGIVVGGSLTLFAIRAPKIKSEGSFDLISKDAFLLINNVLLVAAAATILLGTLYPLVIDALGMGKISVGPPYFNSVFIPITAPLAAFVGVGILARWRQDNLARLATLVALPFACCAFAGLILAFLQESFSWGALIGLTLAVWTVVSSGMAIQARLRNKSDKLAAFFQIPASVWAMTVAHVGIGVFIVGITLTSNYSVEKDIRLTSGESVSLAGYDFLFHGVQSKAGPNYDASEGRVTISKEGKAVSELYPEKRIYRASGMPMTEAGIDAGVTRDLFVALGEPLDRAGAWAVRVYYKPYIRWIWMGGLFMAFGGLIGAMDKRYRIPVRTGEA; translated from the coding sequence ATCGTTCCTGAAATTGGGCATTTCTCACTGATTTTGGCCTTATCCATGGCGCTGATATTGGCCTTTGTTCCTATCATCGGTGTTCAATGCCGCATCGCCAGCTGGATTGCAGTTGCCCGGCCGGTTGCCTGCGGTCAGTTACTGTTTGTCGCACTGGCTTATTACTGTTTGACCTATGCCTTTGTCACACATGATTTTTCTGTCGCCTATGTTGCGGCCAACTCCAACAGTCAATTGCCTTATGTATACCGGATTGCCGCTGTATGGGGCTCTCATGAAGGCTCCTTACTGTTGTGGATATTGATTCTTTCGCTTTGGACAGCGGCCGTTGCCCTGTTCAGTAAAACCTTGCCTGTTGAATTAATCGGCCGGGTTTTAGGCGTTTTAGGCATTGTCAATATCGGGTTTTTAACCTTTGTATTGTTTACGTCTAATCCGTTTTTGAGGCAATTTCCGATTCCACTCGACGGCCGGGATTTAAATCCGTTGCTGCAAGACCCCGGTATGGCGATACATCCGCCTATGCTTTACATGGGGTATGTCGGTTTTTCAGTAGCCTTCGCTTTTGCTATCGCCGCGTTAATGAACGGCAAACTGGACACCGCCTGGGCCCGCTGGACCCGGCCGTGGACCAATATGGCCTGGATGTTTTTGACAACCGGTATTGTCTTGGGCAGTTGGTGGGCTTATTACGAACTGGGTTGGGGCGGTTGGTGGTTCTGGGATCCGGTCGAAAATGCCTCATTCATGCCGTGGCTGGTCGGTACCGCGTTGATTCATTCATTGGCCGCAACAGAAAAGCGAGGCATGTTTAAAAGCTGGACCATTTTACTGTCCGTCTTTGCCTTTTCATTGAGTTTATTAGGCACATTCCTGGTCCGTTCCGGTGTCTTGACCTCCGTTCATGCGTTCGCCAGCGATCCGACCCGAGGCATATTTATCCTGGTTTTTCTGGGCATTGTCGTCGGTGGTTCACTCACCTTGTTTGCGATCAGAGCGCCCAAAATTAAAAGTGAGGGCAGTTTTGATCTTATTTCGAAAGACGCTTTCCTGCTCATCAACAATGTATTGCTGGTTGCGGCCGCTGCGACCATTTTATTGGGCACCTTGTATCCCCTGGTCATCGATGCATTGGGTATGGGCAAAATTTCAGTGGGTCCTCCTTATTTCAACAGCGTATTCATTCCTATAACGGCTCCCTTGGCGGCATTCGTGGGTGTTGGTATTTTGGCCCGCTGGCGGCAGGATAATCTGGCGCGTCTGGCAACGTTAGTCGCTTTACCGTTTGCCTGCTGTGCGTTTGCGGGCCTTATCCTGGCTTTTTTACAAGAATCATTCAGCTGGGGCGCTTTGATCGGCCTGACGTTAGCGGTATGGACCGTTGTTTCATCGGGTATGGCCATTCAAGCCCGCTTACGTAACAAGAGCGACAAATTAGCCGCTTTTTTTCAGATTCCGGCCAGCGTTTGGGCAATGACCGTTGCGCATGTCGGTATTGGTGTTTTTATTGTCGGCATCACCTTAACTTCGAATTACTCGGTAGAGAAGGACATCAGGCTGACATCGGGTGAATCAGTGAGTTTGGCGGGTTATGATTTTCTGTTTCACGGCGTTCAAAGTAAAGCCGGTCCTAACTATGATGCGAGTGAAGGCCGGGTAACGATTTCAAAGGAGGGTAAAGCCGTGAGTGAGCTTTATCCTGAAAAACGGATTTATAGGGCGTCAGGCATGCCTATGACGGAAGCCGGTATTGATGCCGGCGTTACCCGTGATTTATTTGTGGCTTTGGGTGAACCTCTGGACAGAGCCGGGGCCTGGGCTGTTCGCGTTTATTACAAACCGTATATCCGCTGGATCTGGATGGGCGGATTATTCATGGCTTTCGGCGGCTTGATCGGCGCTATGGATAAACGCTATCGAATCCCGGTAAGAACAGGAGAGGCATAA
- a CDS encoding type II toxin-antitoxin system HicA family toxin — protein sequence MPPKIKELIRALELAGFVNRGGKGSHRNYEHPNGSRITISGQLSDDAKP from the coding sequence ATGCCGCCCAAGATTAAAGAACTTATTCGTGCTTTAGAATTGGCTGGTTTTGTTAATAGAGGTGGCAAAGGAAGTCATAGAAACTATGAACATCCAAACGGTAGTCGCATCACTATTTCTGGGCAACTCTCAGATGATGCTAAACCCTAA
- the ccmE gene encoding cytochrome c maturation protein CcmE, with protein sequence MKPIRRKRLYLILLMVSGVAVGAWFGLKAFNENLMYFYSTSDVIDGKAPKDHLFRLGGMVVDGSVQRPGDGMTVKFTLTDMAKQVEVEYTGILPDLFREGQGIVANGKLGANGVFVAQEVLAKHDENYMPPEVEGSMKKPYKKENAQ encoded by the coding sequence ATGAAACCCATTCGTAGAAAACGTTTATACCTTATTTTATTGATGGTCAGCGGCGTGGCTGTTGGTGCCTGGTTTGGCCTGAAAGCCTTCAATGAAAATCTGATGTATTTTTACTCCACATCCGATGTGATTGACGGTAAGGCGCCTAAAGACCATTTGTTCAGACTCGGCGGCATGGTCGTGGATGGCAGCGTCCAGCGTCCCGGAGACGGCATGACGGTCAAGTTTACCCTGACCGATATGGCGAAACAGGTTGAAGTTGAATACACCGGGATTTTGCCCGATCTGTTCAGAGAAGGGCAGGGCATTGTTGCGAACGGCAAGCTGGGTGCCAACGGCGTTTTTGTTGCCCAGGAAGTGTTGGCTAAACACGATGAAAACTACATGCCGCCTGAAGTTGAAGGCAGCATGAAGAAACCCTATAAAAAGGAGAATGCCCAATGA
- a CDS encoding DsbE family thiol:disulfide interchange protein, whose amino-acid sequence MRFLIPLGIFFVLVIFLGIGLKLNPREVPSPLIGKPVPHFQLAQLHAPDQTFSPEQMKGKVWLLNVWASWCVSCRAEHPVLNEFARTGQVEIIGLNYKDEPADARQWLAQLGNPYTISVMDTEGMAGLDWGVYGVPETFVIDKKGLVRFKLTGPVDPNNLQTEIMPLLQILNGEAG is encoded by the coding sequence ATGCGCTTTCTTATTCCGTTAGGTATTTTTTTCGTGTTGGTGATTTTTTTAGGTATAGGCCTGAAACTGAACCCAAGGGAAGTGCCGTCGCCTTTAATCGGCAAGCCCGTTCCCCATTTTCAGCTGGCACAGCTGCATGCTCCCGATCAAACCTTTTCGCCTGAACAAATGAAGGGCAAAGTCTGGCTTTTGAATGTCTGGGCTTCCTGGTGTGTGTCTTGCCGCGCCGAACATCCGGTGCTCAACGAGTTTGCCCGCACCGGTCAGGTTGAAATTATCGGTCTTAACTATAAAGACGAGCCTGCCGATGCCCGTCAATGGTTAGCTCAATTAGGTAACCCTTACACTATCAGTGTGATGGATACAGAAGGTATGGCCGGGCTGGATTGGGGTGTTTACGGTGTGCCGGAAACGTTTGTCATCGATAAAAAAGGCTTGGTGCGGTTTAAGCTGACAGGGCCTGTCGATCCGAATAATCTGCAAACCGAGATCATGCCTTTGCTGCAAATACTTAATGGAGAGGCGGGGTAA